From Flavobacteriales bacterium, the proteins below share one genomic window:
- a CDS encoding KpsF/GutQ family sugar-phosphate isomerase, giving the protein MLNKDDIIQLGQNSIEEEAAAIMKLSRYVDEDFALVIQNILASKGRVVITGIGKSANIAHKIVATLNSTGTPAIFMHAADAIHGDLGMVQQEDLVICISKSGNTPEIKVLVPLLKSRGNTLVGLTANKESYLGAKSDFVLHAYVEKEACPNNLAPTTSTTAQLVMGDALAICLLKAKEFTDRDFAKYHPGGSLGKKLYLKVNDLLSESKPQVSKESSIKEVILEISKNRLGATAVIELDQVVGVITDGDIRRMLELDNDWKNLKAEDIMNKNPRMIESQELAAEALEIIETNNISQLLVSKEGKYHGIIHMHDIIKEGIL; this is encoded by the coding sequence GTGTTAAATAAAGATGATATTATTCAACTGGGGCAAAATTCAATAGAAGAAGAAGCCGCTGCAATCATGAAATTATCCCGATATGTGGATGAAGATTTCGCATTGGTTATCCAAAATATATTAGCCTCCAAAGGTAGAGTGGTGATCACTGGAATAGGAAAAAGTGCCAACATTGCTCATAAAATTGTTGCCACTCTTAACTCCACCGGTACGCCAGCTATTTTTATGCATGCTGCCGATGCCATTCATGGAGATTTAGGAATGGTTCAGCAAGAAGATTTGGTGATTTGTATTTCAAAAAGTGGGAATACACCAGAGATCAAAGTTCTTGTTCCTTTATTGAAAAGTAGAGGAAATACTTTGGTAGGACTTACGGCAAATAAAGAATCATACCTTGGGGCCAAGTCGGACTTTGTTCTTCATGCTTATGTAGAAAAAGAAGCTTGTCCAAATAATTTAGCACCCACAACAAGTACCACTGCACAACTCGTAATGGGAGATGCTTTGGCTATTTGTTTACTTAAAGCAAAAGAGTTTACCGATAGAGATTTTGCAAAATATCACCCAGGGGGATCATTAGGGAAAAAACTCTATTTAAAAGTGAATGATTTACTGAGTGAATCTAAACCACAGGTTTCCAAAGAAAGTAGTATAAAAGAAGTAATTTTGGAAATATCCAAAAATAGACTTGGAGCAACAGCTGTAATAGAATTAGACCAAGTGGTTGGTGTGATTACAGATGGAGATATTAGAAGAATGCTTGAGCTGGATAATGATTGGAAAAATTTGAAAGCTGAAGATATTATGAACAAAAACCCAAGGATGATAGAGTCTCAAGAATTAGCTGCAGAAGCCTTGGAAATTATTGAAACAAACAATATTAGTCAGTTGTTGGTAAGTAAAGAGGGAAAATATCATGGAATCATTCACATGCATGATATCATCAAAGAAGGAATTTTGTAA
- the tatC gene encoding twin-arginine translocase subunit TatC: MSKTKQIGQPEEEMHFLDHLAILRKHLVKIVIAILFFAILAFVYREFIFSKIILASKSTDFATFQVMCKLSHMLGLGDSLCMEEQNLVLQNLDMAGQFNMSLWASFVIGIIISFPFAVWEIWKFVSPGLKETERKNSKGFIFSVSGLFFLGVLFGYYVIVPLSVNFLGTFVVSGDVANNFALTSYVSLVTNLVLSTGLLFELPVVIFFLAKLGLVTDEFLRKYRKHAIVVTLILAAVITPPDFLSQILVALPVMLLYELGIKIAKITIKKNEAKSR, translated from the coding sequence ATGAGTAAAACCAAACAAATAGGTCAACCCGAAGAAGAAATGCACTTTTTAGATCATTTGGCAATTTTGCGAAAACACTTAGTAAAAATTGTAATTGCCATTTTGTTTTTTGCCATTTTAGCTTTTGTTTATAGAGAGTTTATTTTTAGTAAAATAATTTTAGCTTCCAAAAGCACAGATTTTGCCACATTTCAGGTCATGTGTAAACTGTCGCACATGCTTGGTCTTGGAGATAGTTTGTGTATGGAAGAACAAAATTTGGTCTTGCAAAATTTAGATATGGCAGGGCAATTTAATATGAGTCTTTGGGCATCTTTTGTCATCGGGATTATTATCTCTTTTCCTTTTGCTGTATGGGAAATATGGAAATTTGTAAGCCCTGGACTCAAAGAAACTGAACGCAAAAATAGTAAAGGATTCATTTTCTCTGTAAGTGGATTATTCTTTTTAGGTGTTTTGTTTGGGTATTATGTGATTGTTCCATTATCGGTAAATTTTTTAGGAACTTTTGTGGTCTCTGGAGATGTAGCAAACAATTTTGCTTTAACATCCTACGTTAGTCTAGTGACGAATTTGGTTTTGAGTACGGGTTTATTATTTGAATTACCTGTGGTCATATTTTTCTTGGCTAAACTAGGTTTAGTAACCGATGAGTTTCTAAGAAAATATAGAAAACACGCTATTGTTGTTACTTTAATATTGGCAGCAGTTATCACTCCACCAGACTTTTTGAGTCAAATTTTAGTGGCATTACCCGTGATGCTTTTATATGAATTGGGAATTAAAATTGCCAAAATTACGATTAAGAAAAATGAAGCTAAGAGCCGATAA
- the lptB gene encoding LPS export ABC transporter ATP-binding protein yields MKLRADNLIKQYKDKKVVKGVSIEVNQGEIVGLLGPNGAGKTTTFYMIVGLVAPSAGKVFLDQEEITDHAMYQRARMGVGYLPQEESVFRKLSVEDNILSVLQMTKMSKAEQKARTEEMLEEFSLTHIRKNLGHVLSGGERRRTEIARALAVKPKFILLDEPFAGVDPIAVEDIQKIVKQLTKKNIGILITDHNVQETLSIVDKAYLLYEGNILREGVPEELVVDEKVRQVYLGTQFEFRRKKF; encoded by the coding sequence ATGAAGCTAAGAGCCGATAATCTCATCAAACAATATAAGGACAAGAAAGTTGTTAAAGGTGTTTCTATTGAAGTAAATCAAGGAGAAATAGTAGGGCTTCTAGGTCCAAATGGTGCAGGAAAAACAACCACTTTCTATATGATTGTCGGACTGGTGGCTCCCAGTGCAGGAAAGGTCTTTTTGGATCAAGAAGAGATTACAGATCATGCAATGTATCAACGAGCAAGAATGGGCGTGGGTTACCTTCCTCAGGAAGAAAGTGTTTTCAGAAAATTGTCTGTAGAAGATAATATTCTATCTGTTTTACAAATGACCAAAATGAGTAAGGCAGAACAAAAAGCACGTACCGAAGAGATGCTTGAAGAGTTTAGTCTCACCCATATTCGTAAAAACTTAGGTCATGTACTTTCGGGTGGGGAAAGACGTAGAACAGAAATAGCCAGAGCTTTAGCGGTAAAACCAAAATTTATCCTTCTAGATGAACCTTTTGCAGGTGTTGATCCTATTGCTGTAGAAGATATCCAAAAAATTGTAAAACAACTTACTAAAAAGAATATCGGAATCTTAATTACCGATCACAATGTACAAGAAACCTTGTCTATCGTAGATAAAGCTTACCTTCTTTATGAAGGAAACATCCTTAGAGAAGGAGTCCCAGAAGAACTCGTTGTAGATGAAAAAGTTCGACAAGTATATCTTGGAACACAATTCGAGTTTAGAAGAAAGAAATTTTAG
- a CDS encoding histidine kinase — MKVRLLYRYLFLLWGFIAYAQQPTYYRLGEEALAEVDLYSIIQTEDGIIWMTSDQGVYKYDGYFFKNIKSQSTKSHSLFGIKTDRKGDLFCANFHGEIFKIEEDSLRLFYQIPDSLLSTIIHFNFDNQNNLIFSTRGYYVLDEDMLPKHVFCENGSNPMVFTKDEQLVLINRNAKEFAYYKDGKINEIEKVNFVTNSPFRQQEKIYFGNYSTQKPDIFQYENKKWQKIPFENRKILEQKDRVGFSVVTDSILSFSFGTRGIFFYNNQGKLKYGSQKLFSKFRISGVLQDQEASIWLITLGKGILIIPNPEMIDFNNHPLLKDADLKTMSVDDKSNVFLGSLEGVLSKISKDQVEIVNKTEVEIQYVKYNPEGDFLVNNREIFTDEGHTIKIKDVSAVKDIFMQSADTFYMASSVGVFEIVFDKKKKKTSQKVIFRGRTKAVAYDVLNKQIWAGTAKGLKIIKNHSIKEVRYNNQVISATDFAFYQGKTWVATLQHGILIFENDKFIKKHISAEDYQTVHQLKYKDSKLYYATDQGMVIDDLRINERVVLDKTDGLLASRITDFELGKENIWFLFSKGVQKIPYQRILRKSKKPKVFLEKILVNKTLLNKTSKDIFDYTQNEWEFHFKSIAYRHRGTMKYHYRLVGLDSLWKVRSFENNYINFQSLPYGAFTFEVKAENEKNRSSEVAQFSFEILPPFWLSWWFYALIIVLVFLIIVTYFYIRLQIIKKRLTLEKQLKVSEITAIKAQMHPHFVFNALNSIQDLIMQKDIRSSNIYLGKFADLMRKTLEFSGKNFICLSEELEMLNLYLELEKLRFGEELEAGIQNEISTEERAQLEVPSMLIQPYVENAIKHGLLHKKGQKILRIYFYKEEERLVCEIIDNGIGRKKSQEIQERRAKSYQSFSTQANKKRLNLIQESSSIRISLAIIDLEENGKASGTKVVLKFSNPQ, encoded by the coding sequence TTGAAAGTACGACTTTTATATCGCTATCTATTTTTACTCTGGGGATTTATTGCTTATGCTCAGCAACCCACATATTATCGTCTTGGAGAAGAGGCGTTAGCAGAAGTAGATTTATACAGCATTATTCAGACAGAAGATGGAATTATTTGGATGACATCAGACCAAGGGGTCTATAAGTACGATGGTTATTTTTTTAAAAATATTAAAAGTCAATCTACAAAAAGTCATTCACTTTTTGGAATCAAAACAGATAGAAAAGGGGATTTATTTTGTGCCAATTTTCATGGTGAAATTTTTAAAATAGAAGAGGATTCCCTCAGGCTATTTTATCAAATACCTGATAGCCTTCTTTCTACAATTATTCATTTTAATTTTGACAATCAAAATAATTTAATATTCTCAACAAGAGGATACTATGTTTTGGATGAAGATATGCTTCCGAAACATGTTTTCTGTGAAAATGGCTCGAACCCCATGGTGTTTACAAAAGACGAGCAATTGGTTTTAATCAATAGAAACGCTAAAGAATTTGCCTACTATAAAGACGGTAAAATAAACGAAATAGAAAAAGTGAATTTTGTAACCAATTCACCTTTTCGGCAACAAGAGAAAATTTATTTTGGAAACTACAGTACTCAAAAGCCTGATATATTTCAATACGAAAATAAAAAATGGCAGAAAATTCCATTTGAAAATAGAAAAATTCTAGAACAAAAAGATCGTGTAGGATTCAGTGTTGTTACAGATTCTATCCTTTCTTTTTCCTTTGGAACACGAGGGATATTCTTTTATAATAATCAAGGAAAACTGAAATATGGTAGTCAGAAATTGTTTTCTAAATTCAGAATATCGGGTGTTTTGCAAGATCAAGAAGCATCAATTTGGCTGATAACTTTAGGGAAAGGTATTCTTATAATACCGAACCCAGAAATGATTGATTTTAATAATCATCCCTTGTTAAAAGATGCTGATCTAAAAACGATGAGTGTTGATGACAAAAGCAATGTTTTTCTTGGGTCCTTAGAAGGGGTTTTGTCTAAAATATCAAAGGATCAGGTTGAAATAGTGAATAAAACGGAGGTAGAAATTCAATATGTAAAATACAATCCTGAGGGTGATTTTCTAGTTAATAATAGGGAAATATTCACAGATGAAGGACATACAATAAAGATCAAAGATGTTTCTGCTGTAAAAGATATCTTTATGCAAAGTGCCGATACCTTTTATATGGCATCTAGCGTTGGAGTTTTTGAAATAGTTTTTGATAAAAAAAAGAAGAAGACTTCTCAAAAAGTCATTTTTAGAGGAAGAACAAAAGCAGTGGCTTATGATGTGTTAAATAAACAGATTTGGGCAGGAACAGCAAAAGGTCTAAAAATTATTAAAAACCATAGTATTAAAGAAGTTCGATATAATAATCAGGTTATATCAGCTACAGATTTTGCTTTTTATCAAGGTAAAACATGGGTAGCAACTTTACAACATGGAATACTCATTTTTGAGAACGATAAATTTATTAAAAAACACATAAGTGCCGAAGATTATCAAACGGTTCATCAATTAAAATATAAAGATTCGAAACTATATTATGCTACAGACCAAGGGATGGTTATCGATGATTTAAGAATCAATGAACGAGTGGTGCTCGATAAAACTGATGGCCTTTTGGCAAGTAGAATTACCGATTTTGAATTAGGAAAGGAAAATATATGGTTTCTTTTTTCAAAAGGAGTTCAAAAAATTCCCTATCAAAGAATCCTTCGAAAGAGTAAAAAACCCAAAGTTTTTTTAGAGAAAATTTTAGTGAATAAGACGTTGTTAAATAAAACATCAAAGGATATTTTTGACTATACCCAGAACGAATGGGAATTTCATTTTAAGAGCATTGCTTACCGCCATAGAGGTACAATGAAATACCACTATAGACTAGTAGGTTTAGATTCTCTTTGGAAAGTAAGATCTTTTGAAAACAACTATATCAATTTTCAATCTTTACCGTATGGAGCCTTCACTTTTGAAGTAAAAGCTGAAAACGAAAAAAATAGATCATCAGAAGTGGCTCAATTTTCATTCGAAATTCTTCCGCCCTTTTGGCTTTCTTGGTGGTTTTATGCATTGATTATCGTACTCGTTTTTTTAATAATCGTTACATATTTTTATATTCGTTTACAAATCATTAAAAAGAGATTAACCCTTGAAAAACAATTAAAAGTATCCGAAATTACAGCCATTAAAGCCCAAATGCATCCTCATTTTGTTTTTAATGCTTTAAACTCTATCCAAGATTTAATAATGCAAAAAGACATTCGGAGTTCTAATATTTATTTGGGAAAATTTGCCGATTTGATGCGTAAAACACTTGAGTTTTCTGGTAAGAATTTTATTTGCCTTAGCGAAGAATTAGAAATGCTTAATCTGTATTTAGAACTTGAGAAACTTAGATTTGGTGAAGAATTGGAGGCTGGAATTCAAAACGAAATATCTACAGAAGAAAGAGCGCAATTGGAAGTTCCGTCTATGCTTATTCAGCCTTATGTAGAAAACGCCATCAAACATGGATTACTGCACAAAAAAGGGCAAAAAATCTTGAGAATATATTTCTACAAAGAAGAAGAGCGACTTGTTTGTGAAATTATTGATAATGGAATTGGGCGAAAAAAATCGCAAGAAATTCAAGAACGTAGAGCAAAGTCTTATCAATCTTTTAGTACACAAGCAAATAAAAAACGTTTGAATTTAATACAAGAAAGTTCCTCTATACGTATCTCATTAGCAATAATTGATTTGGAGGAAAATGGGAAAGCGAGTGGTACAAAAGTGGTTTTGAAATTCTCCAATCCCCAATAA